A genomic stretch from Symbiobacterium terraclitae includes:
- a CDS encoding ABC transporter permease produces MNLLETFSVALSALWANKLRSALTMLGLIIGVGSVIAIIAIGRGTQQAVEAELDAMNGGVFQLLATGGWTPEGEQMAQQRSFREEDIALLKEALPEIEVIDPQVGMGVQITFHRETQWDYVRGAGTDTASLLNIQLASGRWFTEEEIRRGDRVMVVSANRLSYLLGEGVDPLGIELMVNGYPFRVIGVIAPNTGMLSQLLGGQGGDFYIPRSYITRATGQNSYYHLTVRVREGADPVAVKDLAVKVMERIYPGTGYEAHIWTDFMNQFNQVLSIVTGVMAAIAGISLVVGGVGIMNIMMVSVTERTREIGLRKAIGARRRDILMQFLVEALTLCLIGGAIGILLAAGPVTVAANYLDAPLSLDLYAVTLALGFSAAVGLIFGVYPAVKAARMDPIEALRYE; encoded by the coding sequence ATGAACCTGCTGGAGACCTTCAGCGTGGCGCTCTCGGCCCTCTGGGCCAACAAGCTGCGCTCGGCCCTGACAATGCTGGGCCTGATCATCGGCGTGGGGTCGGTGATCGCCATCATCGCGATCGGCCGGGGCACCCAGCAGGCCGTAGAGGCGGAGCTGGACGCCATGAACGGCGGCGTGTTCCAGCTCCTGGCCACCGGCGGCTGGACGCCGGAGGGCGAGCAGATGGCCCAGCAGCGCTCCTTCCGGGAGGAGGACATCGCCCTCCTGAAGGAGGCGCTGCCCGAGATCGAGGTGATCGACCCGCAGGTCGGCATGGGCGTGCAGATCACCTTCCACCGGGAGACGCAGTGGGACTACGTGCGCGGTGCGGGCACCGACACCGCATCGCTGCTCAACATCCAGCTGGCCTCGGGCCGCTGGTTCACCGAGGAGGAGATCCGGAGGGGCGACCGCGTGATGGTCGTCTCGGCCAACCGGCTCTCCTACCTGCTCGGCGAGGGGGTCGACCCGCTGGGCATCGAGCTGATGGTCAACGGCTACCCCTTCCGGGTGATCGGCGTGATCGCCCCCAACACGGGCATGCTGTCACAGCTGCTGGGGGGCCAGGGCGGCGACTTCTACATCCCCCGCAGCTACATCACCCGCGCCACGGGGCAGAACAGCTACTACCACCTGACGGTGCGGGTGCGCGAGGGCGCCGATCCGGTCGCGGTGAAGGACCTGGCCGTGAAGGTCATGGAGCGCATCTACCCGGGAACGGGCTACGAGGCGCACATCTGGACGGACTTCATGAACCAGTTCAACCAGGTGCTCTCCATCGTGACGGGCGTTATGGCGGCCATCGCCGGCATCTCGCTGGTCGTTGGCGGCGTGGGCATCATGAACATCATGATGGTCTCCGTGACAGAGCGGACGCGTGAGATCGGCCTGCGCAAGGCCATCGGCGCCCGCCGCCGCGACATCCTGATGCAGTTCCTGGTGGAGGCGCTCACCCTCTGCCTGATCGGCGGCGCGATCGGCATCCTGCTCGCAGCCGGGCCGGTGACGGTGGCGGCCAACTACCTGGACGCGCCGCTCTCCCTCGACCTGTACGCCGTCACGCTGGCGCTCGGCTTCTCGGCGGCCGTGGGGCTCATCTTCGGCGTCTACCCGGCGGTGAAGGCGGCCCGCATGGATCCGATCGAGGCGCTCCGGTACGAGTAA